The segment TATGTAAATAGTAGAATTTGTAAGTTGTAAGTTCCGGGTTCTAAGTTTTAAGTATGCCATACCTGGCAGTCACTTCCTTTCTTGAAGGAAAGAGCAAGAGGTATGGCATACTTGAACCTGTTTATAATCTCCTGATCCAGATATTACGGTATTGTGTTTTACAGCTATGATCCTGTAAAGAAATTACATCTTCACCATGTGCAGAGGTATAAGTGTGTAAGCCGATATAGTTTGTAAGGCCATTGATGGTCACATTATTTTGAACCAACACTCCGTTGTGCAGCACGGTGATTCTTGCAGGTGCATCTAATTCGCCGGTTGTTTTAAAACGGGGTGCTGTGTAAATAACATCGTAGGTATTCCATTCTGCCGGGTTACGCATGGCGTTTACCAGCGGTGCATGATCTTTATAAATACTTCCTGCCTGCCCGTTACGGTATGTTCTGTTGCCATACGAATCGAGTACCTGCAACTCATAACGGTTTTGGAAAAATACACCACTGTTACCACGGTCTTGCCCGCCGTATTCAATACTGTCGGGTGCACTCCATTCAATATGCAACTGGCAATCACCGAATAAAAGTTTGGTTTCAATACCACCAGTACCGGGTACTACTTCAAAGTAATCGTTGTTTACGATTTTCCATCGGGGTGCTTTTGTTTTGTCCCGCTGGCTAACCCATTGATCTAAATTTTTACCATCAAATAAAACGATCGCATCGGATGGAGCTTCTCCTGCTTTTTTGCCGGGTGTGATTATTTTTACTTCAGGGTTCCATATTTCTGTCATCTCAGCCTTCATCGGCATGGGTGATACTTCCGGTGCTGTATTCACAAATTTTTTCTGTGCGCTGGAGGTAGATGCAGAAAAAAGAAAGATGCTGAACAGACCAACGATGATGTTAGTAGATTTCATTTGTAAGAATTAAGCAATGTTTGTAAATAAAAAAGGCAGCTGATTGCCGCCTTTAAATTTATAGAAATATG is part of the Lacibacter sediminis genome and harbors:
- a CDS encoding 3-keto-disaccharide hydrolase translates to MKSTNIIVGLFSIFLFSASTSSAQKKFVNTAPEVSPMPMKAEMTEIWNPEVKIITPGKKAGEAPSDAIVLFDGKNLDQWVSQRDKTKAPRWKIVNNDYFEVVPGTGGIETKLLFGDCQLHIEWSAPDSIEYGGQDRGNSGVFFQNRYELQVLDSYGNRTYRNGQAGSIYKDHAPLVNAMRNPAEWNTYDVIYTAPRFKTTGELDAPARITVLHNGVLVQNNVTINGLTNYIGLHTYTSAHGEDVISLQDHSCKTQYRNIWIRRL